A genomic window from Silene latifolia isolate original U9 population chromosome 11, ASM4854445v1, whole genome shotgun sequence includes:
- the LOC141614488 gene encoding uncharacterized protein LOC141614488: MGFWNVRGLNSPNKQKYVKWFLQHHDIGLFGLLEMKVKPSSLNRVRDSLCTGWCVSTNSQWHKGGRVWLLWKLHLYQIQFLEYNAQFIHVKVGELNSGGSFYLTLVYAFNDLQDRKALWHRLSHFKSIINGLWIVMGDFNTVLSPCERLGGQSTEEEIADFQDCVDCCNLVDIPATGSYFTWNNKQEAATRVYSRLDRALVNHD; the protein is encoded by the coding sequence ATGGGCTTCTGGAATGTCAGGGGGTTAAATAGTCCAAACAAGCAAAAGTATGTTAAGTGGTTTTTGCAGCATCATGATATTGGATTATTTGGCCTCCTTGAGATGAAGGTTAAGCCTTCGTCTCTAAATAGGGTCAGAGACAGTCTTTGTACTGGGTGGTGTGTTTCAACTAACTCCCAGTGGCATAAAGGGGGAAGGGTGTGGCTCTTATGGAAGCTTCATCTGTATCAAATCCAGTTTCTGGAATATAATGCCCAGTTTATTCATGTGAAGGTGGGGGAGTTAAATTCTGGTGGTTCATTCTATCTTACCTTGGTTTATGCATTCAATGATTTGCAGGACAGAAAAGCTTTATGGCATAGACTTAGTCATTTTAAGAGTATTATTAATGGTCTCTGGATTGTTATGGGGGATTTTAATACAGTTCTCAGTCCTTGTGAAAGGTTGGGGGGTCAGTCAACTGAGGAGGAAATTGCTGATTTTCAGGATTGTGTGGACTGTTGTAACTTGGTGGACATTCCTGCTACTGGTTCCTATTTCACTTGGAATAATAAACAGGAAGCAGCTACTAGAGTGTACAGCAGGTTGGATAGGGCATTAGTGAACCATGATTAG